One Paracoccaceae bacterium genomic region harbors:
- the phnE gene encoding phosphonate ABC transporter, permease protein PhnE, giving the protein MTVTAEFSAQDARSRAHALIASKRRLAMAVPALIVIYLAYIFFAFDVPGLAERARLDNARILLADSYSHKVHVTRDGRTGGLDVTKEGEAKGRFPVELYPDWIGQGADEKVIDLGQGHVVRFLPDRRVTYDVPGFGLIDITRDGQNIRLSLPVADTPAWINASDSRVTITTDAGRLTATRSKDEVFRYFFGWELFWFTLDSPYYNQSLWTILTGPQLDPARTNIAGAWSDFMGNAMWRHADVFWAIGETVLMAFLGTFGAAIIALPIAFLAAKNFAPFVAVRFVTRRVCDFIRGVDGLIWTIILSRAFGPGPLTGALAILVTDVGSFGKSFSEALENVDDKQIEGIRSTGARPVQRYRFGVIPQVTPVLLSQVLYLFESNTRSATIIGAITGGGIGLFITQAIQTQKDWEEVTYYILLIILMVMLMDTLSGWLRRRLIKG; this is encoded by the coding sequence ATGACCGTGACGGCCGAATTCTCGGCGCAGGACGCCCGCAGCCGCGCGCATGCGCTGATCGCCTCCAAGCGCCGCCTGGCCATGGCGGTGCCTGCGCTGATCGTCATCTACCTGGCGTACATCTTCTTCGCCTTCGACGTGCCGGGGCTGGCCGAACGCGCGCGGCTCGACAATGCGCGCATCCTTCTGGCTGACAGCTACAGCCACAAGGTGCATGTCACCCGCGACGGCCGCACCGGCGGGCTCGACGTCACCAAGGAAGGCGAGGCCAAGGGCCGCTTCCCGGTCGAACTCTATCCCGACTGGATCGGGCAGGGCGCGGACGAGAAGGTGATCGACCTCGGGCAGGGGCATGTCGTGCGCTTCCTGCCGGATCGCCGCGTCACCTATGACGTCCCGGGCTTCGGCCTGATCGACATCACCCGTGACGGGCAGAACATCCGCCTGTCCCTGCCGGTCGCCGACACGCCCGCCTGGATCAACGCCTCCGACAGCCGGGTGACCATCACCACCGATGCGGGCCGCCTGACCGCCACCAGGTCCAAGGACGAGGTGTTCCGCTACTTCTTCGGCTGGGAACTGTTCTGGTTCACGCTCGACAGCCCCTATTACAACCAGTCCCTCTGGACCATCCTGACCGGCCCGCAGCTTGACCCCGCGCGAACCAACATCGCGGGTGCATGGTCCGATTTCATGGGCAACGCGATGTGGCGCCACGCCGATGTGTTCTGGGCGATCGGCGAAACGGTCCTCATGGCCTTCCTTGGCACCTTCGGCGCCGCGATCATCGCGCTGCCGATCGCCTTTCTGGCGGCGAAGAACTTCGCCCCCTTCGTGGCCGTCCGCTTCGTCACCCGACGCGTCTGCGATTTCATCCGGGGTGTGGACGGGCTGATCTGGACGATCATCCTGTCGCGGGCCTTCGGTCCCGGGCCGCTGACCGGGGCGCTCGCGATCCTCGTCACCGATGTCGGCAGCTTCGGAAAAAGCTTCTCCGAGGCGCTCGAGAATGTCGACGACAAGCAGATCGAGGGGATCCGCTCGACCGGCGCGCGGCCCGTGCAGCGCTACCGCTTCGGGGTGATCCCGCAGGTCACGCCGGTCCTGCTGTCGCAGGTGCTGTATCTGTTCGAATCTAACACCCGCAGCGCCACGATCATCGGGGCGATCACCGGGGGCGGCATCGGCCTTTTCATCACCCAGGCGATCCAGACCCAGAAGGACTGGGAAGAGGTGACCTATTACATCCTGCTGATCATCCTCATGGTCATGCTGATGGACACGCTGTCCGGCTGGCTGCGCCGCAGGCTGATCAAGGGATAA
- the phnE gene encoding phosphonate ABC transporter, permease protein PhnE: MADLPAPSPLLASTQAHYLALTRQRQLYSGIALAVFIVLMIAGFRIVEDRSAGSFANGWFQVLDFPAGLVSEAWEKRANLPGHLVTFFPALIETINIAAVATIMGAIGGLMLSLLSTRGLAPFPRLIPLFRRLMDIQRAFPEIVIALVLIFILGGGPVPAMIAIAAHTAGALGKLFSEVAENVDMKPLEGLQSVGASWSQRMMLGVMPQVAPNYLSYTLMRFEINVRASAILGFVGAGGIGYELRNAMTFGTGRFDMSAAIFILLFAAIVFFDQISSYFRNRLVHGGQA, encoded by the coding sequence ATGGCCGATCTTCCCGCTCCTTCGCCGTTGCTGGCATCGACGCAGGCGCATTACCTTGCCCTGACGCGCCAGCGGCAGCTCTATTCCGGGATCGCGCTTGCCGTCTTCATCGTGCTGATGATCGCAGGCTTCCGCATCGTCGAGGATCGCAGCGCGGGTTCATTCGCGAACGGCTGGTTCCAGGTGCTCGACTTCCCGGCGGGCCTCGTCTCCGAGGCCTGGGAAAAGCGCGCCAACCTGCCGGGCCATCTGGTCACCTTCTTCCCGGCCCTGATCGAGACGATCAACATCGCCGCCGTCGCCACCATCATGGGCGCCATCGGCGGGCTGATGCTGTCGCTTCTGTCCACCCGCGGCCTTGCCCCCTTTCCCCGGCTGATCCCGCTGTTCCGCCGGCTGATGGACATCCAGCGGGCATTCCCCGAAATCGTCATCGCGCTAGTCCTGATCTTCATCCTGGGCGGCGGGCCGGTGCCCGCGATGATCGCCATTGCCGCCCATACGGCGGGCGCGCTTGGCAAGCTGTTCTCGGAAGTGGCCGAGAACGTCGACATGAAGCCGCTCGAAGGGCTGCAATCGGTGGGCGCGTCGTGGTCGCAGCGGATGATGCTGGGCGTCATGCCGCAGGTCGCGCCCAACTACCTCAGCTACACGCTGATGCGGTTCGAGATCAACGTGCGCGCCTCGGCTATCCTGGGCTTCGTCGGCGCAGGCGGCATCGGCTATGAACTGCGCAACGCCATGACCTTCGGCACCGGCCGCTTCGACATGTCGGCGGCGATCTTCATCCTGCTGTTCGCCGCCATCGTCTTCTTCGACCAGATTTCCAGCTACTTCCGCAACCGGCTGGTGCATGGGGGCCAGGCATGA
- the phnD gene encoding phosphonate ABC transporter substrate-binding protein: protein MKKLLAVLAATTALTGAAQAQEITEFRIGLLGGENAQDRLASNECFRAYTEEALGVPTKLFTAADYNGVIQGLIGGTLDMAWLGASAYAAVYLENPDAVTPVLVKTNLDGSFTYHSIGFARKDSGITSLEDMKGKKFAFADPNSTSGYLIPLVELPAAGYSMKPGEYFSDVVFSGGHEQSIVGVNAGDFDGAVTWADGQGDWEDGYNSGALRRAVDAGLVDMNDLVEIWKSSPIPEGPIVLRNALPEDVKAKMIELTAGLHAKDQACAYGVAAGETAGFTPIGHDAYETIIAVRVAQQSKTN from the coding sequence ATGAAAAAGCTGCTTGCCGTCCTTGCTGCCACCACCGCCCTGACCGGCGCCGCGCAGGCGCAGGAAATCACCGAGTTCCGCATCGGCCTTCTGGGTGGCGAGAACGCCCAGGACCGCCTCGCCTCGAACGAATGCTTCCGCGCCTATACCGAGGAAGCGCTCGGCGTGCCGACCAAGCTGTTCACCGCCGCCGACTACAACGGAGTCATCCAGGGCCTGATCGGCGGCACGCTGGACATGGCCTGGCTCGGCGCCTCGGCCTATGCCGCCGTCTATCTGGAAAACCCCGATGCGGTGACCCCGGTTCTGGTCAAGACCAACCTCGACGGCTCCTTCACCTATCACTCGATCGGCTTTGCGCGGAAGGACTCGGGCATCACCTCGCTCGAGGACATGAAGGGCAAGAAGTTCGCCTTCGCAGACCCGAACTCGACCTCGGGCTACCTGATCCCGCTGGTGGAACTGCCGGCTGCCGGCTACTCGATGAAGCCGGGCGAGTATTTCTCGGACGTGGTGTTCTCGGGCGGGCATGAGCAGTCGATCGTCGGCGTGAACGCGGGCGACTTCGACGGCGCCGTGACCTGGGCCGACGGCCAGGGCGACTGGGAAGACGGCTACAACTCGGGCGCGCTGCGCCGCGCGGTGGATGCCGGTCTGGTCGACATGAACGACCTGGTCGAGATCTGGAAGTCGTCGCCGATCCCGGAAGGCCCGATCGTCCTGCGCAACGCGCTGCCCGAGGACGTCAAGGCCAAGATGATCGAGCTGACCGCCGGCCTGCACGCCAAGGACCAGGCCTGCGCCTACGGCGTGGCCGCGGGCGAGACCGCGGGCTTCACCCCGATCGGCCACGACGCCTACGAGACGATCATCGCCGTCCGCGTGGCGCAGCAGTCCAAGACCAACTGA
- the phnC gene encoding phosphonate ABC transporter ATP-binding protein — protein MLDVQTVTRMFGQKAAVDHISFSVDRPAFVGIIGRSGAGKSTFLRMMNRLTDATSGEIRFEGRNILALNGAQMRAWQSQCAMIFQQFNLVPRMDVVSNVLHGVLNRRSTLQTMFNLWSRADIEKALSILDRLGIVEQAPKRAEALSGGQQQRVAIARALMQDPRIILADEPIASLDPMNAQIVMDALRRINVEDGRMVIANLHTLDTARRYCDRVIGMRDGRIVFDGTADQLTTGVARDIYGADASFSEAATSTAIDALPQDTAYRAAMLNA, from the coding sequence CTGCTCGACGTTCAGACGGTCACGCGGATGTTCGGCCAGAAGGCCGCGGTTGACCACATCTCGTTCTCGGTCGACCGCCCGGCCTTCGTCGGCATCATCGGTCGCTCCGGCGCTGGCAAGTCCACCTTCCTGCGCATGATGAACCGGCTTACCGATGCGACATCCGGTGAAATCCGGTTCGAGGGGCGCAACATCCTGGCCCTGAACGGGGCCCAGATGCGCGCATGGCAGTCGCAATGCGCGATGATCTTCCAGCAGTTCAACCTCGTGCCGCGCATGGACGTGGTGTCGAACGTGCTGCACGGGGTCCTGAACCGCCGCTCGACGCTCCAGACGATGTTCAACCTGTGGTCCCGCGCCGACATCGAAAAGGCGCTGTCCATACTCGACCGTCTGGGAATCGTCGAACAGGCCCCCAAGCGCGCCGAGGCCCTGTCGGGCGGGCAGCAGCAGCGCGTGGCGATTGCCCGCGCCCTGATGCAGGACCCCCGCATCATCCTGGCTGACGAACCCATCGCCAGCCTCGACCCGATGAACGCGCAGATCGTGATGGACGCGCTGCGCCGCATCAATGTCGAGGACGGGCGGATGGTGATCGCCAACCTCCACACGCTCGACACCGCGCGCCGCTACTGCGACCGCGTGATCGGCATGCGCGACGGGCGCATCGTGTTCGACGGCACCGCGGACCAGCTGACCACCGGCGTCGCCCGCGACATCTATGGCGCCGACGCGAGCTTCTCCGAGGCCGCGACCTCCACCGCCATCGACGCCCTTCCGCAGGATACGGCCTACCGGGCCGCGATGCTGAACGCCTGA
- a CDS encoding Gfo/Idh/MocA family oxidoreductase — translation MKTIRYGIIGCGMMGQEHLRNIALLPQAEVVAIFEPDPAMRAEAARFAPGAAMVESVAAVLAVQAVNCLLIASPNYLHVGQLEQIAAIRPLPVLVEKPLFTDPADAPRLAALRAAYPAPIWVAMEYRYMPPVAHLLREAQAATGGIRMLTIREHRFPFLHKVGEWNRFNVQSGGTLVEKCCHFFDLMRLVAGCNPVRVMASGGQDVNHRDESVDGRTPDIWDNAYVIVDFENGLRAMLELCMFAEGSRYQEEISAVGPLGKIECLVPGPGRFWPAHLGEPPVPQVIVSPRDPKGPRVLDVPVDPTILAAGDHNGSTFYQHQGFARAAAGQGGVEVTLADGWWAAAIGMAAQKSALTGQAVDLRAEGYFPA, via the coding sequence GTGAAGACAATCCGTTACGGCATCATCGGGTGCGGCATGATGGGGCAGGAGCATCTGCGCAACATCGCCCTTCTGCCACAGGCCGAGGTGGTGGCGATCTTCGAGCCCGACCCGGCGATGCGCGCCGAGGCCGCGCGCTTCGCGCCCGGCGCGGCGATGGTGGAATCGGTCGCCGCGGTTCTGGCGGTGCAGGCCGTGAACTGCCTGCTGATCGCCAGCCCCAACTACCTGCACGTCGGACAGCTGGAACAGATCGCGGCGATCCGTCCGCTGCCGGTGCTGGTCGAGAAGCCGCTCTTCACCGATCCGGCCGACGCACCCCGCCTTGCCGCGCTGCGCGCCGCCTATCCCGCGCCGATCTGGGTGGCCATGGAATACCGCTACATGCCCCCCGTCGCGCATCTGCTGCGCGAGGCGCAGGCGGCGACCGGCGGGATCCGCATGCTGACGATCCGCGAACACCGCTTTCCCTTCCTGCACAAGGTCGGGGAATGGAACCGCTTCAACGTGCAGTCGGGCGGCACCCTGGTCGAGAAATGCTGCCATTTCTTCGACCTGATGCGCCTTGTCGCCGGCTGCAACCCGGTCCGCGTGATGGCTTCGGGCGGGCAGGACGTGAACCACAGGGACGAATCGGTCGACGGCCGCACCCCCGACATCTGGGACAACGCCTATGTGATCGTCGACTTCGAGAACGGTCTGCGGGCGATGCTGGAACTGTGCATGTTCGCCGAGGGCAGCCGCTACCAGGAAGAGATCTCGGCGGTCGGGCCGCTGGGCAAGATCGAATGCCTGGTGCCCGGCCCGGGCCGCTTCTGGCCCGCGCATCTGGGTGAACCGCCGGTGCCGCAGGTGATCGTCTCGCCCCGCGATCCCAAGGGGCCGCGCGTGCTTGACGTGCCGGTCGATCCGACCATCCTGGCCGCGGGCGACCACAACGGATCGACCTTCTACCAGCATCAGGGTTTCGCCCGCGCCGCCGCCGGGCAGGGCGGGGTCGAGGTGACGCTGGCCGATGGCTGGTGGGCCGCGGCCATCGGCATGGCCGCGCAGAAGTCGGCGCTGACCGGGCAGGCTGTCGACCTGCGTGCCGAGGGGTATTTCCCGGCCTGA
- a CDS encoding GntR family transcriptional regulator yields the protein MKSGALPLYQQISELLIRDIASGRLIDGERLPPEREMAASLGIAVGTLRQALKDLAAKGMLSRVQGSGNYVRARADAESVYAFFRLELLTGGGLPTAQVLAVDRVAKRPDLPEFGTSPDAHRIRRLRFISGLPAAVEEIWLDGAYVPRIAPEDLSESLYLFYRTRLGLWVQRAEDRLGQGALPDWAPPAFPHSPGTLLPEVTRISWVQDGARAEVSLTWFDPQRVRYVARLK from the coding sequence ATGAAAAGCGGTGCGCTCCCGCTGTATCAGCAAATCAGCGAACTCCTGATCCGCGACATCGCGTCAGGCCGGCTGATCGACGGCGAACGGCTCCCGCCCGAGCGCGAGATGGCCGCATCGCTGGGCATCGCCGTCGGCACGCTGCGCCAGGCGCTGAAGGATCTGGCGGCCAAGGGTATGCTCAGCCGCGTGCAGGGGTCGGGCAACTATGTGCGCGCCCGCGCCGATGCCGAAAGCGTCTATGCCTTCTTCCGGCTTGAACTGCTGACCGGCGGCGGGCTGCCGACGGCGCAGGTGCTGGCGGTGGACCGCGTCGCCAAGCGCCCCGACCTGCCCGAGTTCGGCACCTCGCCCGACGCGCATCGCATCCGCCGCCTGCGGTTCATCTCGGGTCTGCCCGCGGCGGTCGAGGAAATCTGGCTGGACGGTGCCTATGTGCCGCGCATCGCGCCGGAGGATCTGTCGGAGTCGCTCTATCTGTTCTACCGCACGCGCCTGGGCCTCTGGGTGCAGCGGGCCGAAGATCGGCTGGGGCAGGGGGCACTGCCGGACTGGGCGCCACCGGCCTTTCCCCATTCCCCCGGCACGCTCCTGCCAGAGGTGACGCGCATCTCCTGGGTGCAGGATGGCGCCCGGGCCGAGGTTTCCCTGACGTGGTTCGACCCGCAGCGGGTCAGGTATGTGGCGCGGCTGAAATAG
- a CDS encoding LLM class flavin-dependent oxidoreductase, protein MTVVPITSPDLDGAEVSWFAALCSDDYQYLGVPDGRLRSSWEHCSEIVRTAERLGFRNILCPSSFQVGQDVLTFVAACSQVTERINMLAAIRCGELHPMMLARTVATLDHMMKGRLTLNVISSDFPGEVEDSARRYRRSHEVVQILRKCWTQDEVSHDGEIYKIKTLPADPARPYQQNGGPLLYFGGYSPDALELCGAQCDVYLMWPEPKEMLAQRMRDVNARAAAHGRTLDYGLRVHMIVRDTEAEARDYAEHLVSKLDDEYGKLIRQRAHDAGSLGVSHQARARELADQFGYVEPGMWTGIGRARSGCGAALVGSPDQILTKLEEYRKMGIRAFILSGYPHLDEAEHFGTKVLPQLTTVSLPHAYGRVPAETPATPLGTGARR, encoded by the coding sequence ATGACCGTGGTCCCCATCACCTCGCCCGATCTGGACGGCGCCGAGGTCAGCTGGTTCGCCGCGCTGTGTTCGGACGACTATCAGTACCTGGGCGTGCCCGACGGCCGCCTAAGGTCGTCCTGGGAGCACTGCTCGGAGATCGTCCGGACCGCCGAACGCCTGGGGTTCCGCAACATCCTGTGCCCCTCGTCGTTCCAGGTGGGGCAGGACGTGCTGACCTTCGTGGCCGCCTGTTCGCAGGTGACCGAGCGCATCAACATGCTGGCGGCGATCCGCTGCGGCGAGCTGCACCCGATGATGCTGGCCCGGACGGTGGCGACGCTGGACCACATGATGAAGGGGCGGCTGACGCTGAACGTCATTTCGTCGGACTTCCCCGGCGAGGTCGAGGACAGCGCGCGCCGCTACCGCCGCAGTCACGAGGTGGTGCAGATCCTGCGCAAGTGCTGGACGCAGGACGAGGTTTCGCACGACGGCGAAATCTACAAGATCAAGACCCTGCCCGCCGACCCCGCGCGGCCCTACCAGCAGAACGGCGGGCCGCTGCTGTACTTCGGCGGCTACAGCCCGGATGCGCTCGAACTCTGCGGGGCGCAGTGCGACGTCTACCTGATGTGGCCCGAGCCGAAGGAGATGCTGGCGCAGCGCATGCGCGACGTGAACGCCCGCGCGGCGGCGCATGGGCGGACGCTGGACTACGGGCTGCGCGTGCACATGATCGTGCGCGATACCGAGGCCGAGGCACGGGACTACGCCGAGCATCTGGTGTCGAAGCTGGATGACGAATACGGCAAGCTGATCCGCCAGCGGGCGCATGACGCGGGGTCGCTGGGCGTGTCGCACCAGGCGCGGGCCCGCGAGCTGGCCGACCAGTTCGGCTATGTCGAACCGGGAATGTGGACGGGCATCGGGCGGGCGCGGTCGGGCTGCGGCGCGGCGCTTGTCGGGTCGCCGGACCAGATCCTGACCAAGCTGGAGGAGTATCGCAAGATGGGCATCCGCGCGTTCATCCTTTCGGGCTATCCGCATCTGGACGAGGCAGAGCATTTCGGCACGAAGGTCCTGCCGCAGCTGACGACGGTCAGCCTGCCGCATGCCTATGGCCGGGTGCCCGCCGAAACCCCGGCGACGCCGCTGGGCACGGGGGCACGCCGCTGA
- a CDS encoding aldo/keto reductase, producing the protein MERITIADGLTFSRIVYGMWRLGDDAITVSSHVQAKIEVCLAQGITTMDQADIYGDYTAESILGAAFRASPGLRDRVELVTKCDIVAPVGRHAGARLKHYDTSPGHITASVETSLREMATDRIDLLLIHRPDPLMDHDATGRCLDDLVASGKVRAVGVSNFRPWDFSLLQSGMATRLATNQIELSLMAHEGFVNGDVADLQERRLPVMAWSPLAGGRLLAEAPQRLRERLDDLGHAAGADWSAAAVAWLLAHPARILPVMGTNSLPRIAAISDALKVPMDRQTWFELYTLALGREVA; encoded by the coding sequence ATGGAACGGATCACGATTGCCGATGGCCTGACGTTCAGCCGCATCGTCTATGGCATGTGGCGGCTGGGGGACGATGCGATCACCGTGTCGAGCCATGTGCAGGCCAAGATCGAGGTCTGTCTGGCGCAGGGCATCACCACGATGGACCAGGCCGATATCTATGGCGACTACACGGCCGAATCGATCCTGGGGGCCGCGTTCCGCGCCAGCCCGGGCCTGCGCGACCGGGTGGAACTGGTCACCAAATGCGACATCGTGGCCCCGGTGGGCCGCCATGCCGGGGCACGGCTGAAGCACTACGACACCTCGCCCGGCCATATCACCGCATCGGTCGAGACCAGCCTGCGCGAGATGGCGACCGACCGCATCGACCTGCTGCTGATCCACCGGCCCGACCCGCTGATGGACCACGACGCGACCGGGCGCTGCCTGGACGATCTGGTGGCCAGCGGCAAGGTGCGGGCCGTCGGCGTGTCGAACTTCCGGCCGTGGGATTTCTCGCTGCTGCAGTCGGGCATGGCGACGCGGCTGGCGACGAACCAGATCGAACTGTCGCTGATGGCGCATGAAGGCTTCGTGAACGGCGACGTGGCCGACCTGCAGGAACGCCGCCTGCCGGTCATGGCCTGGTCGCCGCTGGCGGGCGGCCGGCTGCTGGCCGAGGCGCCGCAGCGCCTGCGCGAACGGCTGGACGATCTGGGCCACGCGGCAGGAGCCGACTGGTCGGCGGCGGCCGTCGCCTGGCTGCTGGCCCATCCGGCGCGCATCCTGCCGGTGATGGGCACCAACAGCCTGCCCCGGATCGCCGCGATTTCCGACGCGCTGAAGGTGCCGATGGATCGCCAGACATGGTTTGAACTCTACACCTTGGCCCTGGGCCGCGAGGTGGCCTGA
- a CDS encoding flavin reductase family protein: MTDLTFTPDAANARAFRDALGRFSTGVCVITAQGPDGHMGFTANSFASLSMDPPLVLWSPAKASLRYPVLVAAPHYAIHVLGADQGDVSRRFVRGGAGFDGLPHGVNAEGVPVIEGCLARFDCRQHALHDGGDHTIVVGLVLRAALAEGTPLVFSAGRYGTFAQA; encoded by the coding sequence ATGACCGACCTGACCTTTACGCCGGATGCCGCGAATGCCCGTGCCTTCCGCGATGCCCTGGGGCGTTTTTCCACCGGGGTCTGCGTGATCACGGCGCAGGGCCCGGACGGGCACATGGGATTCACCGCGAACAGCTTTGCCTCGCTGTCGATGGACCCGCCGCTGGTGCTGTGGTCGCCCGCCAAGGCATCGCTGCGCTATCCCGTGCTGGTGGCCGCGCCGCACTACGCCATCCATGTGCTTGGCGCGGACCAGGGCGATGTCAGCCGCCGGTTCGTGCGCGGGGGCGCGGGGTTCGACGGACTGCCCCATGGCGTGAATGCCGAGGGCGTGCCGGTGATCGAGGGGTGCCTGGCGCGGTTCGACTGTCGGCAGCACGCGCTGCATGACGGCGGCGACCACACCATCGTGGTGGGGTTGGTGCTGCGGGCGGCGCTGGCCGAGGGCACGCCGCTGGTGTTCAGCGCCGGACGATACGGAACCTTCGCGCAGGCCTGA